One segment of Alnus glutinosa chromosome 2, dhAlnGlut1.1, whole genome shotgun sequence DNA contains the following:
- the LOC133860158 gene encoding uncharacterized protein LOC133860158, with the protein MMSIISCLFVFLLCLSMHAGNARTLGVVDKASSLEFIVSHKKVKLEVESIQRGKTSGDNSKALSKDLKYVRGGTPVKPLVSVSRRMPLKNHDEHPGFYSDYSRPRTRPPSHN; encoded by the exons ATGATGTCCATCATATCTTGTTTATTCGTCTTCCTCTTGTGTCTTTCCATGCATGCCGGCAATGCTCGCACTCTTGGAGTGGTGGATAAGGCTTCCAGCTTAGAGTTCATTGTTTCTCATAAG AAGGTTAAGCTTGAGGTGGAATCAATCCAAAGAGGAAAAACAAGTGGAGACAACTCAAAGGCTCTGTCCAAGGATCTGAAATACGTCAGAGGGGGAACTCCAGTGAAGCCTCTCGTTTCAGTTTCTAGGCGCATGCCCCTCAAGAACCACGACGAACATCCCGGCTTTTACTCGGACTATTCTCGGCCGAGAACTCGCCCTCCCTCTCATAACTGA
- the LOC133861919 gene encoding uncharacterized protein LOC133861919, with protein sequence MGIIRSSFSFILGTVCGIYAAQNYNVPNVKKLAHTALFMAKHVEEKYRKPKQKGDDD encoded by the coding sequence ATGGGGATCATAAGAAGTAGCTTCTCGTTCATCTTGGGGACGGTGTGCGGAATATACGCAGCTCAGAACTACAACGTTCCGAACGTCAAGAAGCTCGCTCACACCGCCCTCTTCATGGCCAAGCACGTCGAAGAGAAGTACCGCAAGCCCAAGCAAAAGGGCGATGATGACTAA
- the LOC133861918 gene encoding E3 ubiquitin protein ligase RIN2 isoform X2, translating into MGGRYIAISALSTVLSFVGLQFWTELSLDKLKSDGLIGENFIHSENASRVIELLLGSYAIIGLLTNFVLNVFIFLVLCLKTIFFVELYPSETRKLLERLINYVIYKGMFLPLVVPPTIYQAGLWSIWLTVLCSLKMFQALSRDRLERLNASPSATPWAYFRVYSVLLLVLSVDFLWIRLCLVIYRALGSSMFLLLFFEPFSIAFETLQAILVHGFQLLDVWLHHSAGSSENCQRFKFFDTSAAGSLSEWKGILIRNLGFSLDMATLLMALGHYVHIWWLHGMAFHLVDAVLFLNIRALLSAIWKRVKGFIKLRKALGALHAALPDATTEELQAYDDECAICREPMAKAKKLLCKHLFHLACLRSWLDQGLSETYSCPTCRKPLFGGRPEVEANHGTGEVLSDEQLAHQISAGLDRPNSSGHTLPTGVFPSQTQNLMEGGPWRSAGLDSSWLHAWPSQGIDGAGPSTAVRSVGLGRVQMMMRHLASVGETYAQTALEDTAWSLWPVNPSQAAATGPPIPPAAGGRYTGGGGGGLRMRTTPRPANDNLANILAMAETVREVLPHMPDDIIFQDLQRTNSVTVTVNNLLQM; encoded by the exons ATGGGCGGGCGCTACATAGCCATCTCGGCACTGTCTACGGTGCTAAGCTTTGTGGGTCTGCAATTCTGGACGGAATTATCTTTAGATAAGCTAAAGTCGGATGGACTAATTGGTGAGAATTTTATTCACTCGGAGAATGCAAGCCGTGTCATTGAGCTGCTTTTGGGGTCTTATGCCATCATTGGACTGCTGACGAATTTTGTACTCAATGTATTTATATTCCTTGTTCTGTGTCTAAAG ACTATATTCTTTGTGGAGTTGTATCCTTCTGAAACTCGGAAATTGTTGGAACGTCTTATCAATTATGTTATTTACAAg GGGATGTTTCTACCTCTGGTTGTTCCACCAACAATATACCAAGCAGGCTTGTGGTCAATATGGTTGACTGTTCTATGTTCTCTAAAG ATGTTTCAAGCTTTATCCAGAGATAGACTTGAACGTTTGAATGCCTCTCCTTCTGCTACACCGTGGGCATATTTTCGTGTATATTCAGTCTTATTGCTGGTCCTCTCCGTTGACTTTTTATG GATTAGGCTGTGTCTGGTAATATATAGAGCTCTGGGTTCATCCATGTTTCTGTTGTTATTCTTTGAGCCTTTCAGTATTGCTTTTGAGACACTGCAG GCTATTTTAGTTCATGGATTTCAGTTGCTTGATGTATGGCTCCATCATTCAGCAGGGAGCAGTGAAAATTGCCAAAGGTTCAAATTTTTTGATACATCAGCAGCAG GTTCATTATCAGAATGGAAAGGCATTCTTATTCGGAATTTGGGTTTTTCCCTGGACATGGCAACATTGTTAATGGCACTCGGTCATTATGTGCATATTTGGTGGCTTCATGGCATGGCATTCCATCTTGTGGATGCCGTCCTTTTCCTAAATATACGT GCCTTGCTAAGTGCTATTTGGAAGCGCGTAAAAGGATTTATCAAATTGAGAAAAGCTTTAGGTGCTCTTCATGCTGCACTTCCTGATGCAACAACTGAAGAGCTACAAGCATATGATGATGAATGTGCCATCTGTAGG GAACCTATGGCTAAGGCTAAAAAGCTGCTCTGCAAGCATCTTTTTCATCTTGCATGCTTGAGATCTTG GTTGGATCAAGGTTTAAGCGAGACTTATTCATGTCCCACTTGTCGAAAGCCGCTTTTTGGTGGCCGACCTGAAGTTGAAGCCAACCACGGTACTGGAGAAGTTTTGAGTGATGAGCAGCTTGCCCATCAAATAAGTGCTGGACTTGATCGTCCAAACTCCTCTGGGCATACCCTACCAACTGGAGTATTCCCCAGTCAGACACAGAACCTTATGGAAGGCGGTCCTTGGAG GAGTGCGGGACTGGATTCAAGTTGGTTGCATGCTTGGCCAAGCCAGGGTATTGATGGAGCTGGACCCTCTACTGCTGTCAGATCAGTTGGATTAGGGAGAGTCCAGATGATGATGAGGCATCTTGCATCTGTAGGAGAAACCTACGCCCAGACTGCCCTTGAAGATACTGCTTGGAGCCTTTGGCCTGTGAATCCCTCTCAGGCTGCCGCAACTGGTCCACCCATCCCTCCTGCTGCTGGTGGAAGATACACtggaggaggaggtggtggtTTACGTATGAGGACTACTCCACGCCCTGCAAATGACAACTTAGCGAACATACTTGCCATGGCTGAGACGGTACGCGAGGTTTTGCCACACATGCCTGATGACATAATTTTTCAG GACTTGCAGCGAACAAATTCTGTCACTGTTACCGTGAATAATCTTCTCCAAATGTGA
- the LOC133861918 gene encoding E3 ubiquitin protein ligase RIN2 isoform X1: MGGRYIAISALSTVLSFVGLQFWTELSLDKLKSDGLIGENFIHSENASRVIELLLGSYAIIGLLTNFVLNVFIFLVLCLKTIFFVELYPSETRKLLERLINYVIYKGMFLPLVVPPTIYQAGLWSIWLTVLCSLKMFQALSRDRLERLNASPSATPWAYFRVYSVLLLVLSVDFLWIRLCLVIYRALGSSMFLLLFFEPFSIAFETLQAILVHGFQLLDVWLHHSAGSSENCQRFKFFDTSAAGSLSEWKGILIRNLGFSLDMATLLMALGHYVHIWWLHGMAFHLVDAVLFLNIRVNICALLSAIWKRVKGFIKLRKALGALHAALPDATTEELQAYDDECAICREPMAKAKKLLCKHLFHLACLRSWLDQGLSETYSCPTCRKPLFGGRPEVEANHGTGEVLSDEQLAHQISAGLDRPNSSGHTLPTGVFPSQTQNLMEGGPWRSAGLDSSWLHAWPSQGIDGAGPSTAVRSVGLGRVQMMMRHLASVGETYAQTALEDTAWSLWPVNPSQAAATGPPIPPAAGGRYTGGGGGGLRMRTTPRPANDNLANILAMAETVREVLPHMPDDIIFQDLQRTNSVTVTVNNLLQM; this comes from the exons ATGGGCGGGCGCTACATAGCCATCTCGGCACTGTCTACGGTGCTAAGCTTTGTGGGTCTGCAATTCTGGACGGAATTATCTTTAGATAAGCTAAAGTCGGATGGACTAATTGGTGAGAATTTTATTCACTCGGAGAATGCAAGCCGTGTCATTGAGCTGCTTTTGGGGTCTTATGCCATCATTGGACTGCTGACGAATTTTGTACTCAATGTATTTATATTCCTTGTTCTGTGTCTAAAG ACTATATTCTTTGTGGAGTTGTATCCTTCTGAAACTCGGAAATTGTTGGAACGTCTTATCAATTATGTTATTTACAAg GGGATGTTTCTACCTCTGGTTGTTCCACCAACAATATACCAAGCAGGCTTGTGGTCAATATGGTTGACTGTTCTATGTTCTCTAAAG ATGTTTCAAGCTTTATCCAGAGATAGACTTGAACGTTTGAATGCCTCTCCTTCTGCTACACCGTGGGCATATTTTCGTGTATATTCAGTCTTATTGCTGGTCCTCTCCGTTGACTTTTTATG GATTAGGCTGTGTCTGGTAATATATAGAGCTCTGGGTTCATCCATGTTTCTGTTGTTATTCTTTGAGCCTTTCAGTATTGCTTTTGAGACACTGCAG GCTATTTTAGTTCATGGATTTCAGTTGCTTGATGTATGGCTCCATCATTCAGCAGGGAGCAGTGAAAATTGCCAAAGGTTCAAATTTTTTGATACATCAGCAGCAG GTTCATTATCAGAATGGAAAGGCATTCTTATTCGGAATTTGGGTTTTTCCCTGGACATGGCAACATTGTTAATGGCACTCGGTCATTATGTGCATATTTGGTGGCTTCATGGCATGGCATTCCATCTTGTGGATGCCGTCCTTTTCCTAAATATACGTGTAAATATTTGT GCCTTGCTAAGTGCTATTTGGAAGCGCGTAAAAGGATTTATCAAATTGAGAAAAGCTTTAGGTGCTCTTCATGCTGCACTTCCTGATGCAACAACTGAAGAGCTACAAGCATATGATGATGAATGTGCCATCTGTAGG GAACCTATGGCTAAGGCTAAAAAGCTGCTCTGCAAGCATCTTTTTCATCTTGCATGCTTGAGATCTTG GTTGGATCAAGGTTTAAGCGAGACTTATTCATGTCCCACTTGTCGAAAGCCGCTTTTTGGTGGCCGACCTGAAGTTGAAGCCAACCACGGTACTGGAGAAGTTTTGAGTGATGAGCAGCTTGCCCATCAAATAAGTGCTGGACTTGATCGTCCAAACTCCTCTGGGCATACCCTACCAACTGGAGTATTCCCCAGTCAGACACAGAACCTTATGGAAGGCGGTCCTTGGAG GAGTGCGGGACTGGATTCAAGTTGGTTGCATGCTTGGCCAAGCCAGGGTATTGATGGAGCTGGACCCTCTACTGCTGTCAGATCAGTTGGATTAGGGAGAGTCCAGATGATGATGAGGCATCTTGCATCTGTAGGAGAAACCTACGCCCAGACTGCCCTTGAAGATACTGCTTGGAGCCTTTGGCCTGTGAATCCCTCTCAGGCTGCCGCAACTGGTCCACCCATCCCTCCTGCTGCTGGTGGAAGATACACtggaggaggaggtggtggtTTACGTATGAGGACTACTCCACGCCCTGCAAATGACAACTTAGCGAACATACTTGCCATGGCTGAGACGGTACGCGAGGTTTTGCCACACATGCCTGATGACATAATTTTTCAG GACTTGCAGCGAACAAATTCTGTCACTGTTACCGTGAATAATCTTCTCCAAATGTGA